The Rissa tridactyla isolate bRisTri1 chromosome 1, bRisTri1.patW.cur.20221130, whole genome shotgun sequence DNA segment GCTCCTGACAGAGAGGAATGGAAAGAACCACCACTATCTAAGTGCTCATCACTTACTGGATTGCTGCTGTGACACTCCTATACTGGTCCCTAGTCCTCCAAAGAAATGACCAGTGAAGAGGGAAAACTGAGTGACCAAGCTGTTATCACTAATCAAAAGTCAAGTCTTTTTGTGTTGGGAGTGGCTTTTCAGGCCTTCTTCGCAAATAAAGGCAAAGCAGCACTCATTGCTTTATTTATCTTTGCAGGTGACCCGTGAACATGCAACCCTCGCTTATTTAACAGAATGCCAAAGCTGCCAGTCAGAAAACTTCATTAACAGCATTTCACTGTTAAAGATTAACTTTCCTTAAGACAAGGTATTTATATGAATTGTGCAATAATATTTCACCTGGGAAAAGAAGGAGGACAGGGCACCTATGATGTTTGTTTATGTATCAGAAGACAGAGGAACTTGCCCATGTATTACAAAGAACTGAATAATCTTGATGACTCAATGGTTGAACTTTTCTTGCAACTAAAATTACAATTGTATTACACACTGAGCAGAGTGTGTGTGAAAGAGTAATCTTGACTCTGAGTATAAACACTTGGGTGTAACTTGGCAGCTTCTGCGATTGTGCTGTTAAACTGTGCTTTCTACACAGTCATTAATTGAATTGAACGCTGGTGAAGAGTTTAAGGAGGCTGGAAATACAGAAACAGGTAAGGAACTGTCTCCATCTCACCTGCCTCCAGCATGGTCTGCTCTTGTCTCATGGGGTATCATGGTCACTCCATAGGCAGTGTCAGTCCAAGCAGGTGCCTTCAGACAACTTTATCACTGGCTTGTGGTGATATAAAAAGCTGCTGGTGTAACTTGCCAAAAAGTGATCAGAGAGCACAAAAGTAGGATGTACTTCTATTTTTGATCACATAAAAACTGAAAGATACCCAGCAAAACCACGATTAATTTAACTGAACTTTAGCTGTCTGAAAGTTAGCTACTCTAAGCTAGTTGGCTAGCCTTCCTCCGCAAACAGATGTTTTCTCCAGGGCTGAAGGTACTGGTTTGCCCTGGCACAGTCTTtggatgagatgagatgagatgatgAGATGAGTAACGTGGAAaacttctccctcttctttcGGTACAGGGATCTTCCCTAACTCATGTAGAGTAGTATGTAGATAGACAGAAAACTAAAGTCGTCAGATGAATCTCAACAAAATGTCTACCATTTCACCTCACAAAGCTTAAATTTTCTTGGGGATCTAGAGCATGATGGTGTTCACCACGGTTGGTTTCGTAGATCTGCATATCTGAGACTCTATTTTTGTGTTCCTGGTGGGAACCAAGCTAGTGGGGTTCTCATTGCAATAGTAGGAATGTGTTTGCACCAAAGCAGGTAGGTAAGGTTCAGGAATCGTTGCATTGTTGTACCTGGTACTGTGAAAACACACTGCAAAAAGAAACTTTCTACTCAAACACGCAACAGGTGTGTAAACCAGCCAGATATATGAGAACTAGGGAGCAGGAGGACAAGCCAATACTAATGAGACCATGTTCTCAGGTACACCTAGCTGTGCATGCAGTATGGCCGGCCATTTGGCAGTGTGTTCTGGGCCTGGTTCCAGAATTAAATGTAAAGGAAATACTTGGAGAGGATGTGGCTGTGACTTTATAGATTTTGCCTGATTTTGTGAGGAGCTTGCTCCGTGTGCGATGGCAGCATGTGATAAATCTGACATATGTGCACTTGAAGCACATGCTTTGCAGTAGTGGAGCAAAAGTTGTGCTCCACAACGTGGTAAATGAATCTATTTCTTGCATAGGGCAGGGCTGATTTGTGAAGGCTGTCATACCTAGATTCACAAAAAATGGCTGCTGATGAAATGCTAACTGTAACACTGGAAAGAAAGATCAGGGTGAGATAATGTGTTTAGACAGGAGGGTGATTTCGGTGCAAAATAATTATATGATGTGAAAGGGACAAGGCTACAAAAGtcaaagagcaggaggagaagacagGAGAGAGGACAGAAAAACAAGTGATTAATGAAAAGCCTGGCTCTTGAAGACATTTGAAGATAAAAGAAGCTAAATACAAATATTCTATGTTGGAAGGATATTAGCATGTTAGCATGAAGTCTTTCACACCTCAGAAATATAGAACAGCTGAAGTAGAAAATAGTTGACATCAACCTGAAAACATTTATtgccaaaatatttgaaaacccATCTGgagtataaaataataaattttgttGGACATTTTGCACTtaatcaggggaaaaaatgcagctttattCTAGCCTTTGGAGATACAATTAGAGCTGACATGCTGATTTATTGAAATAGTAGACATATATGAAAACTAGTCCTGTTGCCTCTTCTGTATAGTAGTGTATATATGAACAACCTTGCTGTGTGTAAGACAGTCTAATGATATTAACAGTTAAACCAGCTGTTACTCTTTATTTCGCGGAGAACTTTTTTAGCAGTAGGGTCAAATTCCCACTGCTTCGATCCGTGGAAGAAGTAGAAGAAACCTGGAAGTAAAAAAGTAAAGCATTGTGTTATGGATACAAGAAATAGCTTCATTCTGACAAAGCAGGGAACACACAGAGCATTTCTTCAGTTCTGTCTTTTGTAGGATATAGCAATAATGACGTTCATCATAACTACAGAACTTATGTTCTTTACAAGTAAACCAATTTGACTTAAAAGCTCGTTTCATTTACCTTTCTGTTGGAAAACAGCGTCAACCTTCTGGCTAATTCCTGGAAAGTCATTGACCGTCTGTCTGGGATAACCCTTCTCCATGGACTGGCTGTTTTCATCATACCTAAATCATATGAAGCGAGACATGTAATTTTACAGGGCTTAGACATCAATTCTGTAAAGAATTAAGTGTCTGCTGAAAGGCGTCCACCACCTGTAGTTTGACTGATTTCACTGGGGTTCCAGAGAGTAAAGTTATCCACTCGCACAAATGTCTGCAAGATGCTGGCCACGAGGTGGCTACTTGTTTGCTGACAAAGGCAGGCACAGCTCCAAAGAAGCATCTGGAGTAAGGCAAATTGAAGGAAGACACACATTTTTGACAGTGGGGGTGGGATTTACCTCCTCTAACGATAGCAGTGCGACAGGCAGTGCATGGAAACTGGCCAGGCTGATTCCCGCTATAGCAACTGCACGTTTATTGCATGAATCCTGCTATAGTGACTGTGCGTATTTATTGTAAACTCCTCTTAGACTTTGGTATAATATCGTACGTAGTCCTCTACCAGTTGACAGATTTAGATGGAGGAAAGGAAGCTGACATATTTCTAATACAACCAAGTTGTTCTTAACCGAGCCAGGCTGATTTTTATAAGATGGGGCTGAATCTGGGGgctgaaaggagggtgtaaaACATTTTAGAAGATTTGAAGAACCCTCTCaggcaaaaagcaaagaaataaacaagcCTTTGTTTTACTTCTCCTTGGATACAAGAAATACTTTTCACATGGACGTGAGACTGAGAGACTGAGTTACTAGATAAGAAATCCGTGATGTGGTTTTCTTACATGCCCTTGTCTTGTGACCAAGGCAGTAAAATAGCAATGCAAGATATTGTAATTATTCTTTCCAAAACTACCAAAAACAAAGGACAGGAAATGGCATGCAGCTGGAAATCCAGCTGACACTGTATGCCTCACTGAGGAACCCCACAATTAGTTACGATAAAGTCTGTTTGACCCGTGCATGCTCCTGGTTGCCAGCAGAAGACTTCTGCAGCAGTTCTTCTTGCCCACATTAGGAATCTACCAGCTTCCCAAAGCtgactttttgtttctgtttgtccGCTGTTTGGGTATCAGGAATCATTCATGCCAGCTTGGGAACAAGATTTAAAAGAAGCACGTTGCAAATCCAATGCTAACcagccaaagaaaggaaaatggaatatCACTTCTACCTCTCTAAAAGAGATAAAGTAATCCAGGACTTTTCAGAAATCAGAAATCCTGCACAAGCCATCCCAGCCAGCCTTCTGCTGAAGCAGGTCAGCTTTCAGATCTTTATTTTCTAGAGATGCTTTTGTCTATTGTATGTGTAAAAATTCTCTACATGCTGGAATTTTTTCATCTTCCGGGTATAATGCATCAAAATGGGTCCATATCTTGAATGCCCACTTCAGGACACCCCCCAGCACTAAAAAGTCGAAGCTATATTCTTCTCCCTGTACAGGAGTCAATTGCATCCAGATTATATTGGAGTCAATcataaaaaaacacatttgtcaATTTTTCTTACCTCCAGTACTTGTCACCTATGAAAAAGTCTGTCTTCcctgtatttttattacaaacaGCTGCATCAATTTTCTTGACACCTTTAGGGAAGCCCAGTGTGTTGATATTCTTTGGATAACCAAGCAACACCTGATATCCGCTGATAACCCAGAATTTAttgcctgttaaaaaaaaaataaaaaatttagttTCGCCAGTGATTTTGagacactaaaagaaaaaatacactcCCTTAATGTAGGTTGTAGGAAAACTAGATTAAAcattctgagggtttttttattcacttGAAAAGTGAATTTTATGTACGTATAGCTACCCTTCCTTTCTACATCTTCCCACAAAATTAAAGGtaagaaaaatttaaagaaaatatcataCTTCACCTTTGAAGAACAGGATCTGATCTTTCATGTTCTCATACACAGCTTGAATACCAGGTGGTAGTGCTGGCCAGAAGGTAGAAATTAATTCAAGTTCAACTTCTGAGTTATCGGGATAGACTCGCCATAAGTGTCTGAATTAAATATGAAACAGCTTTTGTAGTAAATAGTAAACCACAGATATTTCTATATATACAAAAGAATGTCAACAACATTGTAACTAACAAGCTCTTTCTTGTCAGTGGAGTTACCTGGATTGATGtgtcagaaaggaaaacactccCCTCGGTGGGAAATGAGGCTTTTTTAATTCTGGCTTCTTTTTGGAATTACCCTTCCCATTGGTACTGATTAATTACTGGCATCAGTTACAAGTAGCTGTTGTTCTGGTTGTTCCTATACCATATAGTAAGAGAGTTATAGAGTCTCAGATGAGCCTGACTGTAATTTATTCTCTGTATACCTGGGCGACTTTGTGCTTGCATAAGTGACTGGAGAAGAGATTGATCCAACTATGTGGtagaaaatactaatttcttaGGAAATGGTTGCAGCATTTATTCATGTCACTGCTTGGTGTGACCGTCTATACATTTGGAAATGAAGCTTTATTGGGACtaaaatgtttttgtgaaaaaaatgaagcatgttTTTTCAGGGGATCctgaaaaatattaacataacTCATATCTACTAATAGTTTTGTTTCCATGAACTGAAATCTATCCATTTATCTCATTATAAATCCCATAATCACGCAAACCACCGAAATATTCAGTCTTtgtagaaataatgaaaaaatgaaactcaCAGACAGAGATGTCCTATCAATATTTACCTGCCCTTTAGAAAAATGACTTCTTGTCGGAGTGTAGTTACAGCATCGAAAGACATCTGGGAGCTACAGGTTTTAGGTGAGGTAGGGGTGGCTGGCCTTTTATCTGGGGCATTTTGTCGAGATCCTAAGGGGCACATTTTAGAAAGGATACAACAAATTTGTAGAAACATTAAGGTTTTCAcatataaatgcatttttgatATTATGAGAACACAATGATTTTTATGGTGAAACTTTGTGAAGCAGATTATTTCTCTCctgtttacttctttttttaagccaTTGATTTTACTCACCATAAATGGACTGAATGCCCCTTATATCATCTGGAGAGAGGGGAAATTCACTGGGGCTAACGTAGGCGTAATTGGGGAACATCAAGGCCGTCTGATCATTAGAATGGGAGAGGCCCAGGGCATGGCCAAACTCATGAGCGGCAACAAGGAACAAGTTGAACCCTTAAAAAATGGATAAAGAGATCATTCTAATTCTGGTCTGCAAATGGCTGATACACTATGAACACAGCAGGGCTGTTGATCAGTGATGGTTTTCATATAATATATTGAAATTCATTACAGTATGCATATAAACATATAGTAAACACATAGTAAACTTATATTATACGTAGGATAAGGTTGTGCTCTTCCCCCACTAGAAGGGAGTGACTTTTGGCCCTCTTTCCTGCTGTTCTTTCTGTTAGCTCCTGAAAGTATGTGTGTGGCATGAGTAGATGTCTGGGGTGAATGTGGGTGCAGCTCTGAGGAATGTCCTGGCAGGGTTTCCTGGCTGAGCTAGAACAGATTGGATAGTGAGTCAGATCAAACTAACAGCTCTCCAGGGCAAGGATAAGACGATGCACTCTGTGTTcacttgaggtatcaaagtgtcACTCTGTGTGTCAGCTTCCCTCCTATAAACCTGAGAAAGAAAGATGAGATCATGAATAGACAAGGAAAAACATAAAGTCAGCAGAGTGATTTAACTTCTTATCATTAAGTCTTTCAAGTGTATGGGTTCTTTATAGCCTTGTCAAACAAAATATCAGTTTGCAATATTATGGTTATGGATGCTTATTCCCAGTGAAACATGTTATCACAGTAAATAGATAAAAATGGGATTTCCTTTAACATGCATCCGTCCATGTAATACGCCTTTCTGAATTAGGAAAGAGTGATCGTCTGCCCTGCAGACTAGAGCCAGCAATATCAACAGACTTAGTGAAGATCAcaagtctgtggcagagcagaggacTGGTCATCGATTGCCCAAGAAAGGCTGGCTGAAGACAAGATTTccatttctcaaaaaaacaaacaaagtcTCAATTTTTCCACATGTGTTTCCGGTCCTCTCCTCTCACGAGTCCTCCGAGCTCTCCAACGAGTTCTGCAATCCTGGTTGCTGGAGCCATGCTGTTGAGGAACAGCAGCAAAACTGGGGTTGACCCATTCAGTCTCAATAAGGGGGAAACATTACATTTTATTAGCATGACATGTCCACCCCtcatccttcattttctttccaccaCAGTAAACCCACATCTCTCCACCTTTTACAGTACTCTTCTTGTTTGTTACCCCCATGCTTTTCCTGCAGTGTGACCTCAATTCTCCTACTACAGTTATCCTCTGCAGTTTTCCATCCCAAAAACTGGATTGGAAAAGGATCTAACAGGGTAATGTGCCTGTATACTTGTGGATCTGTCGGAGGTCGTATATGCTGCATGGCCAGCCTGGGGGTTGAGGGGAGCAGACAGGTACCAGCCAGATGATTGAGCACTAGGTGTTCCTCTCTTTACTGGCCTGGTGGCACACATCTATAGTCAGCTCTACACACCGCATCTTAGCTCCTGGGTGGCCTGAACGGCATGTTCAAACTCTCGACTGCTGGCAGGCAGCTGAAATTGCTTGGAGAACGCTTTCATGTATAAGCTCATTCTGTCTTGAATGCACAGTAAAGCTACAACAGCCTATAGCTGGACCTCTCTTGGTACTATTAGTGAAGATTCTTCATTATGACTGGTGGCTGTAATGTTTTTTAGGTGGTGGGCATCTCCTTTGAGGGCTGCTGTGTGTGGTAGTGCCAGGCTTGGTGCCAGTGTGTGCACCAGAATGGAAAAAGTCAGAAAGCTTTTACAACAGGTTGTAAAACCATGGCGGGCATGGGCTCTACCAGCCCCCAGGTAAGAGTGGCTCGCATCTGTAGCATTTGTATCTAAAAAAGGGTTGTCCCGTTGGTATCTTTGCCGGTGTCAAATAAGAACTAGAGTAGGTCAGGGTCATTTTATGTCAGTGTCATTCTAAGTATTCAAGTTGGAGGATGGCCTGTAATATCCTTAAACTGCACTTATGGTTAATGCTGTGTTTCATCTCAGTCTATTCCTTCAcctaaataaaatcagaaaggaatTTACCCATCTCCATGACTCTTCGGAAACCTTTTTTCACCTACCAGCTGAGCCTGTGGTCCAGTCTTCATCCTCATCGAAGTGCACATCACCACCAAAACCATTGCCAGGTGGAAAGGCATGAGCAAGGACACCAAGGGGGCCATCAAAATAACGAGGGCAACGTGCATGAGCTAAATAATATGATGTTGAAACAATGTTGAGTTTTTGTCATCGTTATTGGAAAATCTTTAGATTAATCTTACCATTGGTATGCAGTCAGCATATTACCTTTGGTCCCAAAAGCAATCATTATATCTGCTATTCCCTCATGAATACGAGTAAAAATCAGCGGGGTGACAGTGCTCCACACTTTAAATGCCTTCTGGATTGCTTTATCCACATCCTCTTTGCTCATGTCTGGTGTGTGGTTCACAATTCTACAGTTAGGAGGGTTCAAGTAACAACACTTAgggtttgcagaaaaaaattctctAAAATTGTTAAGATGATGAACAGAGGTATATAAGAAGCAATTTAACTTGTGATCTAATAGCTCCCCAAATTCATCTTGGACTGCGTGAGTTTGAGGAATATCTGTCCAACATgtcttttttgtaataaaaattgtGTACACAGTATCAGTTTTTCTCAAAATGGCCCATAGCCAGGAGGTTGTCTCTTGAGCATGAGGAAAATCATCTCCTCAGGTTTCTGTGACTACTAAACTGTCAGTCTCAGGAAATTTTGAAGATAAGGGGGTGTGTACAGGGTAcaatttatatttcagtttggCTCACAGAATATTTGTCAGGAGTGATACATGACAGGAAAAATACTATGGTAGactcagaaaatgtaaaataccCAGCTTGACTCTCAGAAATTCCTCTCAGGAATACGCTTAGCTaagagctggggaaagagaaaCTTCTTTGTATTCCCAGCTGCAAACAATTGCTATAGAAGTTATATTTACATATAACGAACGTGTATAttcacaaaaccaaaatttgaaCTCCAGAAGTAATCATTGAAATACTACCTGTATgtcagcttgttttttttccaccctggcAGAGTAACACCATAGAGACCCACATCAGGAACTCCACACCTGGGTTTCTTCATCATTTCCAGCGTCTCAGAGTTTGGTTTTCCAGTCACTTCCAAACCAAAAAACTGTTGCATTTTCCGAAGTTTTTCAGCTGTGGgttcagcatttattttccatcCAAGTTGATTTGGATCTGGCTCAACAGCATAGAATTTATTTAAATAGTCCTagtgaaaaaataaaggaaacacaTTTCACTTTTTGATCTGTTTCTTAAACAAATACCTTAGGACTGAcattttttgtgttctttgctgGCAAAACCATCTGCCTGTGATTTTGGAGCACAACAGATGTTTTTCTGAGAATCAGAGCTAAACAGAAACAGACCATGTTGTCCCTGACTCTTATTTACTTGACATTTCCATTTTTTAGAGATTTATCTTACTTTGGCAAAGTCTGGGCAACAGAGTTCTGTGTAATAACATTGTGTCGGAAAGACAGCAAAATGCTAATGGAACATGCAGATTATATCTAAAAAGAGAGGACTCAATAGATCTCAGATATGGACAATGTAGTTACCTGTACAAGCTTTGCgtcttctttgttttctttctctgggtGGGTGGGAAGAGCGCTAGAAACAGCTGCACAcgttaaaagcaaaaatgaaagatCCTTCATTCTCACTCTCGTCTCTGTCCTGGTATGAGAGCAGTCTGCTTTCTGCTCCGTGTGCATCCTCTCTCCCATCCCAGTTCATACAGTTGTGGGGTGCTTTGTAGAGCCAGCTGCAGAGTGACTCAGAGTTTATCATGCTCTCCACACATCCTATAATGCTGTGCTGGGTGACACAATAAAGCTTAATTAAACCCATCCGATTTCACAGACATCTGAAGTCAGTTAGTATTTGAATACTCCTAAACTGCTTGGCTACCATTTCCAAACTGGCACTCAGTTTCAGTTATTTTACACTGAATTTTAATGAACCTGAGCAATTTCACACCAGATGAAGTGGTGGACAAATGCAAAACCTTTTAAGTTTTACCAATCCATCTGTGTGAAATAGGGCCACTAAACGTACAAGGACTCAACCATTCCCAGCCTGGAAAATGGGAGCGATGAGCCAGATATGAATACcatccaaaaaaattaaaactttgggAGAAATTACTGTGagcagaaagttttatttttaaatttatgcatgAAGTGAGACTGGGTGTTttggaaaagggatgaaaaaccCAAATCACTTCCCACCTCTTCCCTGCAACTCTTTAAAAAAGTACGTTTCCTTTAAATTATACTCATGGAATCTGGGATATACATAAACAAAAATGATTTTACCCTATGAATACAGCCTAAAAAATGTGAATAATCCTATATCTCTGCACTTATCTTATTTTATCTTAtcttatctatctatctatctatctatctatctatctgtctatctgcccctactacaagagagatatggacgtgctggaaagtgcccagagaagggccacgaggatgatcagagggctggagcacctctcctgtgaggatactgagagagctggtgttgttcagtctggaTAAAAGAAggttccaaggagaccttatagtggcctaccagtatcttaagggggcctacaagaaagctggtgagggactttttaggatgttgcgtaacggtaggactagagggaatgggttaaaactagagatgggatgattcagactggacgttaggaagaagttcttcaccatgagggtggtgagacactggaacaggttgcccagggaggtggtggaagcctcatccctggaagtttttgaggccaggctggatggggctctgagcaacctgatctagtgggagatgtccctgcccatggcaggggggtggaactagatgatctttaaggtcccttccaaccctaacaattctatgattctatgattgattctttctttctttctttctttctttctttctttctttctttctttctttctttctttctttctttctttctttctttctttctttttctttctttctttctttctttctgtctgtgtgtctgtctgtctgtctgtctgtctatctatctatctatctatctatctatctatctatcatctATCTGCCATTTCATCATAAAAAGTTTCTTCAGTTTAACCACATTAGCCACAGGGGATATGATTATTTCCTGTCTTAAGTAATTCAGAATAAAGGAAGTTTCAAGAGTCACAGAAGCTGTGACAAATTATGGGATTCCCCCCCATGCTGGACAAGCACCTTCCTCTTCCACTGGTGGCAATGGGAGCTGAAGGTGTTTGGCACCTCAGAGGAGCTCTGACAGCACGTACTCAATGTTTACAAACAGTTGTACGCAACACCCTCATGTTGCACTGTGGCTTTTTCAGGAAatcctttcttctgtgtttttggcttttttgctgTCACTTGCAGCCAACCTTTTGCCAGCTGGAGGCATTAACGATGAATTTTTTAGCCCAAATTTCACAATGTAGCCTTGTTAGTTAAACTTGTTTGTTAATGGCATTTCTCagctaccataaaaaaaaaatgaaaaaaataacaccagaaaaacccccacaccaaaagcaaaacaaaaaataccttcccttagtttgtttttattatcGTTGCATTGTAAGATAAGAGACCCTGGATCCCACGCAGTTCTGTAACTGAGGTACAAACTGTGACAACAAATTTTCTGAGATGAGGAGCTCAGCTGAACTGATGCTGGAAATCGTATGTGTGTTTATCCAGAAGtacagaatgtcttttttttgacatctgttttatgtttttaaatggatATATTTGTTTGTCTCAAAGATTTCAAAGCTAGAAGGAATGACCACAGTACTATCATCTGACATATGCCATGTATGTGGCGTAGGTCACCAAAGACAAACCCCTGTTCAGTGGCTTTTGCACCATGCATATTTTCCACTAGGCACTAGAACACCTTTTCGGAAAACATGCTTTGCCtgatatgaatatatttttgtaaaaaataaaggcagcacTATGAGAAGACTTGATGTGAGCTGGGAGAAGTGGTTATATTTTTTCCCACCATCGTTCACCATCTGATCCCCACAGTTGTCTGCTGTGTAGCAGTTGAAGGACAGAGAAAATGAGAGCAGCCAGGTTAAGATTAGTTGCACCTAACTTTATACATTAATTAGTTAAGCATTCCTCTATAGAAAATTGACAAATACGTATCTGCAGAGAGTGATTCAACCAGCTATCTTAGAATAGGATGAACTGGCCTCTGTACATCCTCTCTCAGTCTTTATTGAATGTAGAGAAGATTAAACAACTAATTTAGTCTATGTGTCTAGTTTCAGCCAACAGCTCAAGCTACATTAGTGTTTTCTCAGAAGACATTGGAGTGACAGATGACGGAGGCCTATGTCACTCAAAGGACTTTTAGGGTTTTGCAACTTGACCACCCACACAACACAGCATCCAGTTCCCACTGTTCATGGAAGAGAGGCCTGAACACGTTTTTTTTCGCAATCGATGTTTCACAAATATGCCTATAGCTGGCTTTGAGGTCTGGGAAAAGAAGAAGCTGTATAAACAGCTTCTGGTTATGG contains these protein-coding regions:
- the LOC128901383 gene encoding matrix metalloproteinase-27-like; the protein is MKDLSFLLLTCAAVSSALPTHPEKENKEDAKLVQDYLNKFYAVEPDPNQLGWKINAEPTAEKLRKMQQFFGLEVTGKPNSETLEMMKKPRCGVPDVGLYGVTLPGWKKNKLTYRIVNHTPDMSKEDVDKAIQKAFKVWSTVTPLIFTRIHEGIADIMIAFGTKAHARCPRYFDGPLGVLAHAFPPGNGFGGDVHFDEDEDWTTGSAGFNLFLVAAHEFGHALGLSHSNDQTALMFPNYAYVSPSEFPLSPDDIRGIQSIYGSRQNAPDKRPATPTSPKTCSSQMSFDAVTTLRQEVIFLKGRHLWRVYPDNSEVELELISTFWPALPPGIQAVYENMKDQILFFKGNKFWVISGYQVLLGYPKNINTLGFPKGVKKIDAAVCNKNTGKTDFFIGDKYWRYDENSQSMEKGYPRQTVNDFPGISQKVDAVFQQKGFFYFFHGSKQWEFDPTAKKVLREIKSNSWFNC